One Comamonas odontotermitis genomic window, CCGAAATCGTGGGCTGCTATCTGCCCTACCTGTGGATCAAGGAAAAGGCGCCTGTGTGGGTGTTGCTGCCTACGGCGTTGTCGCTGTGCGCCTTCGTCTGGTTGCTGACCTTGCACCCCACGGCGTCCGGCCGCGTGTATGCAGCCTATGGCGGCGTGTATGTCACCGTGGCCATTGCCTGGTTGTGGCTGGTGGATGGCGTGCGCCCCAGCGCCTGGGATGCCGCAGGCGTGGCGCTGTGCCTGGCGGGCATGGCCGTCATCATGGTGGGCGCTGCCCAGCGCTAACCGCAACAGCAGCGACAGAAGCGATACCAGAGAGAAGAGA contains:
- a CDS encoding YnfA family protein, whose translation is MQLLTTTALFVLTAIAEIVGCYLPYLWIKEKAPVWVLLPTALSLCAFVWLLTLHPTASGRVYAAYGGVYVTVAIAWLWLVDGVRPSAWDAAGVALCLAGMAVIMVGAAQR